The genomic DNA AATAGCtggattataaaacaatatcccgaGCTTTGTACATTGCAGAGACAGCAGTTTAATCTAAATATTCTTAACAGCAAACCTATGAGCGTcaacctaaactgacaggctgtACGAGGGAAGTGGAGGAGCAGTAGTGATCCACAGATCAGGTGGGAGACTCTGCTTCTGACTACAATGGTGGCCTTCACAGATCTAGTTTTATGAAAGAGTAGCAGGAAGAAAGTCATTGTGCAAAGAAAGCATAAGAAGTGCCGCTGCCAACGGGACTTCACATCATGGCAACAGTAAAATGGAGAAGCTGGAAGGTTGATGTGAAGATGGATACAGGATGTTACTGGAACGAAAGTTGGCatataaatattctaaaaacttttgaaactttaattGTTAACAATAGGTGGTTCTACTAAATATACATAGGGATGCTGAATATTGACTTAGtctatgaaataaaacatcagcacaatgtttttttgcagtgtgacaaattttgaaaaaatccGGGAGAAAAAAGTACTTCTGCAAAAACTGTAAGCACCAGTGGATATTATCTTCATGAATCAGGAAATGTTGCTCTTCACTACTTCCAGCAAAATTTCTTCTACTGTTCTGCTATATTAATGTCAAAGATGTGACAGAGAATTTAATttccaaaacaatttaaaagtttcCACAAGCCACACGAGCCTTATAAGCTGTCCCTTCTGGCACCGATTCAACACGAACATGCAGTTCTTTtataggatttttattttctgtggatGAACTGCTAACCTCTTGGTTGAACCTCAGTTCACTCACTGCAGAATATATTAACCACTATGGATAATTAAAGGGTTCTCTGATTTCCACGCTATGTGTAACATTTTCTGGCAGAAACGCAacgcttaaaaaataaaatccttatataataataaagaaaagttttttttttccataacaaATTGGTGAATAGTTCTATTATCTCATATATTGCCCAGTTCCTCCTGATTGGGGGAACAAAACAACTAATCTAACAACTAAAAACTATAGATAAATGCGCATAATCGAATTTCAGATAAtgacaaacatatttacagacaaactgTACTATATTTGGTTTTTTATGGatataactaaataaatgagTGCCTTTGTGACAGGCTACAGGCAAAAAGTATCTGAATATCTTATATTTATTTGGTTCTTTGCTAAACTGTCTATCATGTGAGTCAAAACACTGGTTCTTTCATCGAGTGTAGGAGACTTTTAATGTGTGAATGATTCatgagtcataaaaaaaaccaaactgctttagcaaacaaacaaatgtctctttttctccAAGCTCAAATGATAAATGTAGTTTTCTCAAATGGTTTTGATTTATGAATGGATTCACGTGCCTATGCATGCATATCTGTATCCTTCAAGAAGTATTTGTGTTGAATATGAGGTTAGACAGATTATTTCTTCTATTTGTGTAATTATAGGAATTTTATGCAATTGTCTCAAGACAGCAGAGGGAATTTTTcatattactttaaaatttaatgaGTTAAAGGATCTTAATATTAGCAGATAGTGATACAGTCTAACCCCAGCAGCGGTTTGGACTTAGAATTTTTTGTGTGATATTTGGTGGCGctattgtaataaaaacaaagattatgattttaaaaatatattttttaggtAATTGTGTTAATGTGACTGCACAGTGCAGCAATCATAgagccacaaaaaacaaatattgctcTTGAAAACATTCCTATGTACAACGTCACTTCTGTGCACCCCTCTGTTTTGTACCAATCAGTTTCCATATTTATACTTCCAACAACCAGTTCTGTGATGTGAAGCATTGCTTTTTCTATCTTGATAAACTCTTGCATAGTTTCCATCTTCACATGATTAAATGTGACCAGGaacaaaaatctatttcaatttTCTTAAAGAAGAGGAAGTAAAACGTTTTCCTATATGCTTGTCTgctctaaaaaaattttttcttccATCGTTTGGAAAATGTGGGAAAGCTTCCtgagaaatatatatttacaggaAGTATCTGTGAGTGAGACAGAACCAGTGAGTAAGTCCCAAATCCAGAACTTCTGTTCTCTGTCCAGACAAAATGAATAAGTTAGTCCATTTATCCTTATGATTTCCTGTGTGATAACATGGAGCAGATTGGCAAGCCAGACCCGACTGCTACATCTCATGCCTTCCTTCTAGTGCTACACTACACACATAAACATCAAATGAGtaataaataattcacataAAGCTTAAAGTTGAAGATTCTCAACATATGAGAACAGATATCTGGGTAAAATCAGGAgatattttaatcatttcaagTGAGATTGCTGGTTTggatcaaataaaaagaatgaaGCAACCAACAAACATGTCAGCACAACttttagattacattttttaaaaattaaaacctcaACTTACTTGATTTTTTCACTAATCATTCTTAGTGTATATCAGATATCTTTTTAGGAGACGTACTCTGTGCCAAAGAGGCGCAGAAACCTGTTGTTTTTACACTGCAAGTTTAAAAAGCTTCATGAGTTATTACCAAGCATCTGCTCTTATTTTAAGCACCATTTAATAGATTGTTGATGGTTTTATTCAAATCCTAAACACCTGGAGTATCCTAACTGCATGAAAGGACCACAGAGCAAATCAAATCAAGACGTCAAAAACACCTGAAAACCgcaaataatcaaattttagTGCCTGAATTTAGTTGCAAGACAATATCTCCTAGGGGTAATTGAGAGTTTCTGTATTTTCCAACACCTCACCTCCGATCGCGCTGCATCTGGAGATGATCTCCCACAGCACCAGAGCCATGGAGTAAACGTCTGCTTGTTTGAAAGACTCGATGTTTTCCAGATTGATTCTGGACTCCAGCACCTCGGGAGCCATGTATCTGGCAGTGCCcacctgacaaaaacaaaataatcaataaataaatgtaaaaacatcagACAAACCCACAGACTTACACGACTTTCTTAAAAAGCCACTATGACTGTTTTATTGAAGAGTGCTTGTTGAGGAGTAAACTTTCATCTGTAGTTGTATCAGTAATTGGGTGACATGCGGACACTTCGTGCCTGTGCATTTGTCACAACAGGTTTATTTGAAACCAAACATGATGAATGAGAAGAATAATTAGAAAGTAAATGTGTCCCTGGGCTCATCAATGCGACGCTTCTCTTTAATAACCTTATTATCAGCTTGGAAAAGAGAATCCTTCACATGCATTAAGAGCATTAAAATGCATTAGCTGTGCTTGTGCAGCCTATGATGAAGCTTTTTCAAGATGAGTCATTTTAAAACGAGAGTGAGCTATCACATCAGAAAATTGAGTCCATTAAGTTCAAATCCTTGTGGTAGGAAGGAAATAGCCTGAGGCCGCTCATTAAGATACGGAACGTTGATTTTCTTTCCCTAAACTAACTTGGCGcccaacaaaatatttatttcccttgaacttttctaacattttattacattaccAACAAAAACTCagtgttttattggaataatacatgtttgttttttaatattctttacaaataaatatctgaaatgtgtaATGAGTTTTGGTTTTCAGACACACTTAGTAAATAATTAATACTGCAATTACATCTGGAAACTTGATGGATAATTCTCTATTAGTTCTGCAGACCCGTTTCTTTGTACATTGGTCctagcaaaaataattaaaactcatTCAAATATCTAGTTTTATCAACTTTTGATCttatgaaaaatgctttttaataattttttttttttttattttttcccaccagggggtcttttgtgggctctagtgtcccttatacaacagtaggctgacagaaaggGAGGAAGGgcaggggggaagacatgcggcaaatgtcgtcgggtccgggaatcgaacccgcgacggccgcgtcgaggactgaaggcctccaaacgtgggtcgcactaccctctacgccaccggagcatgCCCCTCTGTCAGTTCTAAAGAAAAGgctccccacagcatgatactacTTTCACTATGTTTCACTGTGACAATGGCTTGTTTAGAGTTGAGTTTAATTTTCCACAACACACTGTATTTTCCTGTAGATGAAAACGTTTAACTATGCTTTCATCAGACCAGAGCATTTTCTTCCTTATGTTAACTGAGGAAGAAATGGATTGAACATGGATTATGTGTCTACTACCATTGGCTTCATTTTAGTCTGTTCttccataaacacaaaatttgtgtaatttataaCCAATAATTGACGTGATGACAGATTATCTTGCCCATTTTCTGAAGGTCTGCAGCTCTTTCCTTTTCTGATATGACCCcgccatctttatttctgtattaactAGCTCCAATTAACAGTGACCATAATTAATTGTAAGtttattaattgtttgcatcctGAAACCTAGccttaatttaaatgtttccacttTTTGTCTACTGTGTTTCTTGCTCTTACGACCAAACATTATTTAGGGCAATCAGGAGTGGAGgggactgaaaaacaaattaattcacaAGTTTCAGATTGTGAAACTTCTGAAACTTGTGGTATGGTCTGAAAACCATACctcattttccttcaacttcataattatgcactgCTTTTTCTTCACTCAATCAATCACATTAAATAGCAAAACTAAGCACAGTGAGAGATTTTGGAGCTGAAATTAAATGATGAATCAAGGAGCAGGAGGTCTTACCTGTCCGCTGTTGGCCAGCTCGTCCACAGACAGAGAGTTGTCCAGTCGAAGTGCGAGGCCAAAGTCACACAGGCAGCAGGTCATGTCCTTTTTCACGAGTATATTTGAGCTTTTAATGTCTCGGTGAGCGATGGGAACCTTGCAGCGGCCGCAGGAAGTGCGGTCACTGTGCAGGTGTGCCACTGCACGGGCCAGCGAGCTCCCCAGCAGCCACAAGTCGTGCCAGGAGATGATGTGATTGGTTAGGTACTCTTGGAGGTTCCCCAGTGGGTGGTAAGCCGTGATCAGCCAGTACTGTCTCTGCcccttcctctcctctgctgTCAGGAAGTGAAGCACGTTTTCATGCCTGAGGTCCGCGTCTGAGAAAATGTCCTTCTCGTTCTTCCAGGAGGCGTACTCCTCAAACTGGAAGATCTTGACTGCCACCGTTTCAAAGCCATGCTCCTCCCGGACCGACGAGCCTTGCTTCAGCTTGGCTTTGTAGACCTCGGCAAAGCGGCCCTTACCGACCAGAACGTCCAGCTCGATGGGCAGGAGCTCGGTGTTGTGGTTGAGGTTGTTGGCGTGCGTGGAGCTGCTGTCTGAACCCTCATTGTCTATGATGGGGTGCTTGTCGGTGTTGTCCAGTGGCTTGCGTGGGTTTTCCTGTGGACTGCAGACCCGGTAACAGTAGAACGAAGTGATGACAAAAATGGCTATGACCAGAAGAGGCACCAGGCTGACCAGGATGACAGGCCCAACCTGAGAATCTGTGACGAAGACAGCGAGGATAAACACATTAATACTCCAGATGAATCCATCTCtagataaaactaactttagAACTACGCTTTGGTATTGTGTCAACGTTTTGTTGACACAATACCAAATTTAAAGTTCAAAGGGCCCCAGGCAGGTCAGCAGTAGAGCGTGTGCAGCTGTaccaggttcgattcccggtccatTTACTGCATATTCTCCCGatctctctctgcctttcttTCTGTCAAGCTACTAATGCAAAAAggccactaaataaaatcaaatgaaaaataaataaataatttcattaaagcATTACGgtaatataaaataatctgtaacACTTTATTGGAAGggatgtgcataagactgacatgacaatgtcataaacatgaagaagtcttcatgaatgtttacggCCCTTGTCACAAAGTGTCATttgataaataatgacacttttaatgcaaagttgacacttttaatgtacTTCTAATGCAAGTTTTACTGGAACTTTGCATTGAAAAGTGTTATTTACTGAATAATGCAAAGTCGACACTTTTAATAAGCttttaattcaacttttagTGCacctttgcattaaaagtgtcattatttaccaaatgacacgtcatcacaacagttgtaaacatttatgaagagtCATTTAGAGTCATTCTTTAAATACAAGGTAAAGATTTCTATTGGTATACAATGGAGAACAGAAGTTAGGACCCTATGCACATACTTTCAAACCATAATAATAGTTTGTTGCCGAGAAGTTCTGTTAAATCTAGCCAGAGACTTTGCTTTtactgcagaaatgttttattttataaacatgtcTGTTTTGATTGACAATATAattgaagagaaaaatgaaagaggCTAAACTGTTTACACTGGGATTTTTGAGCGTTTGTAGATGTTTATCTTTGTCTCTTTAATCACCCAAATTGTGTCCCAATTTGAGACACAGTTCTTTGTGTCTTTCCCCCAGGCTCCTTGatctttgctgatttttttccccctacttACTGGAGTATGCATTAGAACTCCTTCTGTTTGGACTTCATATATCATGCAGCTGATGATCCTTTGGTTGCAGGAACTTTTCATGAATAATCCTCCCAGTGGGTTAATTTAGATCATTGTAGGTACTCATCAGTAGAGAATACATCCCCTTAAGTTTCATCGAGATGGATGTTCTCTAAAACGCTTGAAAAGATGGACATTTAACTAGTACAAGTGAAGGTTTTGGTCTTTGCAACCCTATCTGATGGGGattgtaatgaaaacatgactttttaCTAACCcctgcttttcctttttttcttttgcttagcACAATTATCCTCCGTTTTACACAGATTCCAAATTGCCTATTCAGATTTGCTTGTGGGATGCTCGTCTCTCCAGCTAAGAGTTCGATGGTACTCTTGGGTCAGCGGAGGAACTGCTCTTTGGTTGTGGAATGTCCATTTAAATTAAAGTCTGGACCACAGATCCAAAAACAACTCCAAACCCCAACCCAGCCAACCACATATTGTGCCTCTTTatagaatttgttttatttttgtgcgtTAGGGGAGGGTGTGTCTGGAGCCTGCGACTGTTTTGGAAAACAGCaccatttgctgcatttatAGTATTCATTTTCAAGTTGCAGTCATAAAACAGGATGTATAAGAATATATCAGTACAAACAGCACAGTAAGTAGCAGCAACTCTTTCCGGTTTGATCAGGTTAAGAGATCTTCATGTTTTAACGTTACTTTTTACTGCTACAAATATAACGTGAAAAAACATATCTTAACATATTCCACTTGTTACAATAAATGACAAGAATACATTTTTGGAGGACACTGTGAGACAAAGGCCTGGAGTCAGTCTTGAACAAGGTAGTAATATTAACGTAAAGCTCATCTCACCGACTCCCCAGACCAAGCCCTCGAGCtctctataattttttttctcttttttttctaaacaggAAACCGCATGTCTGAAATCCTCTGCAGGGCCCCAGACAGACAGTTTGTTTTGACTTTCGTAGAgtgagaagttttttttccacaacaaccTGTCACTGTGCTTCTTGACGCAGACATTTGAGTAAAACCCTCAAGTTGTTGTCGACAACGTTAACAGGTCAGCATGTTAATGCAACATAATGTTATATAAGTTTAAATTGGTGTcataaaattcttattttaccttaaattaaaagttgttcACACTTGCTAATTTAAAAAGCCTTCACTATAAAAAGGAATGGTTTATGGGTTAGTAATTTGACCTTTAAAATTGACATTTGGTGTGGTTAATTCATCCCACAGTCATCTGTTAGTTAATTCTATCTTTGAGACAGAGGTTGATTAAAAACAGTTGAAATTATGAAATctctaaaatgaaaaagaagggAATTGACCTCTCTAGTAgaaatttgctaaaatattaaataaaaggcACAATGTAGACTTGGTCAAAAGGTGAAAAGGGGAGAAGATGGATGTTTAGAGGAATAAGAGTTCACGCTCTGATCAGCCATGATGtacaaaaaccccaaacaagCTTAAAACTGGGTGAGTAAGTTTGCAAGAAAGCAACCATTTGACAGCTGTAATCTTTCCAGGTGTGGTTGTGGTCAAATCTAATGATTGTACAATAGAGAgcactatttgtttttttgcagcttttcatGGCATTGTATTATATGAATACCCAGTGTTTGCTGTAGGAGCGTCATGGTGGCTCTTAACGGCAGACATTGTACATCAAtcattaaaactacaaaacacatAATATTCCCAACATTTAGCCACACAAACAGTTTTGACGTCACAAACGTCCATAACTTTGAAATTCCGAGAACTTTTGaatcaaagatttattttttttctctgcttttctgaCTTCTGAAGAACTCCTTCAAGGGAGTTTTAAACTACAACCTGTCTTTCCCGTCGTAGCTTGCTGTTCTACAGTGCTAATGTTAGTTTGTatataagcataaataaaatgtagttgtggatagtttatttttatttccattctaTTCTGTCGTAGCTGCACagaaaatgacatactatatcaacaaaaacaaaaggttttgcaTACATTTGTAAAGTTTGTTGCAATGCCCTTTGGCTAACAAGGGGGTAAAAACCTTTTTAGTAAAAGTAGTTTAATGCAAGAGCATTAATTTACTGACAAGATTAAAATTGCAATCGTTTAGTTGTCTGCCACACAACATGTAACtggttttaacttttatttgttttttaaatgacatgcATTCCCCCCATTAAAGCATGTTTGTGAAATTAGCACTTGCTAACTTCAGATTTTTGGCTGACCTTTCCACAATAATTTTCTAATGAATCTACTTTAATCCTTCTTTCCCTTCTATGCAACTGCCACAGTTTGCCAGACCTACTCTGCTGTTTAAGACAAACCTGCTGAACGTAATGAGCATAGACATTCAGTTCAGTCAGCCAATCTGCCAcgtctacaaaaaaaaagaagcatgtcTGTCCCTTTCTCTGGAGCAACTGTTTAGAATATCAGCTGACTAACAGGGATGTGTTGTGGCATGTTTGCTCCTGAGTTTCATGAAAAAGCCCACCTGCCTGCAGTCTGTCTGCTGAGATAACTTCCCCCTTGAAGTTTAAACTTCTTCAACTGTTTAGGGTTTAACAAGGACACAGATAAATTTGTGTTATGAATTATGTTTTATGATGTCTTGAACTCATTTGTAGCTATTTGTGTTGCATCAGGAGAATATACTTTTACTGGATATTgagattcttattttttttaatcttgcaCTTGTAATAGTTTTTTCCAGACGATGAAtattaatgttcattttctgctgGTCTTCTGAAGGTTCTCATTTGTAATCCAGTACCAATTTCCACAggacagttttagtttttttccctctcactTGTTCAGCCAGTTATCTGAGATCTATGAGTCATTCAGCCATGAAAAGGTTCCAATGCAGAACTAGTTTTGTGtctatacatttaaaaaagcagagCTATAAATCAACAGTCTTCAAATCAAGTCCTTGTCATGTTTTTACAGCCAGTATTTTGCTTTAGTTGCTCTCCGATTCCAAATAGTGGGAGTGGTATGGAGCCAAACATTCTACTGCTTCAGTATGTCACTTTTCCTATGGAggtacagttttgttttatttctatttactttttccatatttaaggATCAACTGACCATCTTGGGATGACATTTCAGTGATCTATGACTGTGTCAATATAGTTAATGAGTACCTGCCATCAGTTTCACCTTCaatttctggtattttaaatgCCAAGATACGCAAAGCATCTTCATAACACAGAGATAGAGTAACAGTAAAATTGTATTGTTGCTGTGATCATTTAAGTTGTGTTGATTCTGTTGGATATATGCTCAATATGTGCGACATGTTTGATAAAAATCAATGGGAGTCAGGTTTATCTGATAATCAAACAGTGTTTGCTAAAGTGTCCAATGCATAGAtgctgaaatattattttcttgtgGCATTCTGTTTTCATGCGTCATTGAAACAAGAGGCAGACAAACAGCAATATAACAGGTGTATAACAAGCTGTCACAAAGATACAGTTAGTTGCAGTTTCTCCAGTTAAATCTaccaaaaacaccaaacaaagtGCAAATTGATACTTTCAAACACCAATAAACTGATTCCCTAAAAGCTAAGAAAACTTGTCATGAAGTGGAAGAAATGCTGAGGAATGATGCTTCTCTAAGGTTCCTAGAAATAACTTGAAAACTCTTCATCTACTGTGGAGAGCTTTTAAACCGGACATTTTTGTCCTCCAATTGTACgcttttcttgtttcttaaCCATCAAACTGTCTGTAAATATCAGTTAAAAGCACCTAAAAAAGTTAGATTGAAATTAAATAcataagtaaatatatataaaataaatatgccacttgtatttttctttgagAAGAACAAACATTACCCAAAGGTTATGGTAAGGTAAAGGTTTAAAGAGTCCTGCCTTCTGTGGATGCCTAATAAAATGAACCACTGGTGAAAAAATTACAAGCCAGATTCACTGAAACTTACTGGAATCATTGCTttctaaattgtatttaatCACAACagtacggtggccctgaggtgcaaagcgctacaacattaacgaagcacaatcacaaattaaaaaacacaacaacattaacgaaaacacaacattaacaaaaacacaagataaacgaaaacacaacaacattaacaaaaacacaacaagattaacgaaaacacaacaagattaacaaaaaaggaaagggTATGTCCCAGTAGGAGACCTGAGAAATCTCTGATTGGACAAAAGGCATGAATACGTATAATCTGGGTCCGACTTACGTCACCGCCATCTTGAAAGTGGCAGTGGAGAAAACCTGCTGCGTGGACTAGTTTCAACAGTTTTACTGTACAAAGTGGACCCACTGCCTTTAAGTTAcgttttttaattcatatcttGAAATAGGAAATGCACATGGAATTATGGAATTGTGTTAATATGTTCATGAATACATCACtgtataggtgtgtgtgtgtgtgtgtgtgtgtgctcatcaataaaaacaatttatcagaatcagctgtatcaaatgtaattattgtgcccctaaacaatgaaataatcacataataaagttcgaaacgttgttcttttttccattcttaTATAATAATGTGTGAGAGATTGTGTCAATAACTTGAAattaacttgaaatactttgcagaacggCACTTTACGAAGTTCGGTCCTCTTACATGTATTAGCTTGCTGCTAGATAAGCCActttcaatatggcggacgctATAACGTATCGCAACAACGGGTCGACCCGTTCAAGCGATGACTTCCGGTTCACAAGCTCTGTAGTCCAATCagtgatctctcaggtctccaactgggacataccctttccgttttcattaatgttgttgtgttttcataatttgtaattgtgattcattaatgttgtactatttttgttaatgttgtactGTTTTCGTAATTTGAAATTGTACGTCGTTAATTTTGTAGTGCTTTGCACCTCAAGGCCACCGTACAACAGCCTCCGTCGCAGCACCACCCATCTTTACTCACTGAAAAGTTACAGAGACTGCTCATACATTCTCGAGAGCACGCAAATGCATTTCCATGACGTGGTTTGCACTCCACAGATGCTTTTAATTTGGCTCTCTGCTGTTCCAAGCCAGGTCTCAGAAATCTACCGAGATGCTTTTACTGCAGAGTTGCTGCAGTAAAAAGATTCCATAGCTTACTGTAGATAAGAAGGAAAGGTGTGTCCTGAAGCGGTTTGTAATCAAAGAAACACAGCCTCACAGTACGAACACGTTGACATTCTGGCGTGACACTTTACATGACGAGCCGATAGTAACTAATATATCAGTTTACCTGTTGCTGTGATTATTGAGTGATTACAAGAAGATCACTTACAATCAGAAGAAGAGCAAAGTAGATCAAGTCGTACGggtattttaaaacttaaaatcagTAACCTATAAACTGAACCCTTCTTCAGATTACTATAATTAATCTGCAGGGTAGACGCCAACTGACTCATTACTCTAATTTAAAGTTATAACGTCTGCAGCTCTCAGCTTGTTCTATCTAATTGCTTTGGCTTTACAGCTAAgaattttaatgtttagttttactGTCATCATAAGAGCTCCAGCTACTTCACCCTCTCATGGTGAAGACAACTTGCTGAAGTTCAAGCCAGACATCAGAACGGGGATGATGTCTGGCTGATGTCTGGGATGATATTTAGGCCACCTACTGGTGGcctaaatattttagcaatttatGACCTACTGggatttttaaatacaattgaCTACAAGTTTACAAGGAACGTTCcacaaaaaatagaataaattgaGAGTTGTTTTGTGGAACATTACTGGTTTATTGAAAATAGAAGGCAGAAAATTATCTCTGCACACGCAAAGCTTGACAAACGGTCACACTAAATGATACTCCTGCCAgctaaaactagaaaattacAACTAAAATTTAGACATTGTTCACCAAAATAGGAGAATATTAAATTGGAAAATTGTTGCCCCGTCTAGAAGTGTCTTTATTTCAGCTGCAAAACGAAGTAGAATCATAATATATAATAGGcaaattgaaaacataaaaatcattcTTTAAATGTGTCCATGGAGATctaagtaaaacataaaaaccacaaCATCGGGATCTCAAACATGCAATGCAATTAAAgatacaaaaacagaagacaaaatgTCCAACTTACTTAGgttaaaaatgatgttttcattGCACTCCTCCTCGTTGGAACAGGAACAGATGAAAAACTTTGAGTCtttggcctttttctctttcataatGCACTTTGTGTTGTTGTAATCGTCCAGGTACAGGCCATACAGGGGATTAGCTGGATTGTGACAAACtgtttcaaatgtaatattGTCGTCTTTCTTCCGCCttggaaagagaaaacagagacaaCAAAGCATATTGATTATCTGTGACCTATGACCTTAAAGAGTCCTAATACCTTCACAAACATCTTCacattgtgcaaaaaaaaaaaaagcttgtgtCCCTGCCGGAACGGGGCTGAGATGTTGAACTAAATTTCATGTACCTCGTTCTCACTGTGTcttttttaaaagggaaaattaattttgaaaatcataAGAAAAAACAGACATAGCAAGGAAGGAACAGACTTTACAACAActtgcagagtttttttttttttggtccgcTCTTTGTTGCAGGATTGTTCTAATTCTTTCACACTTGAGGATTTTTGAGCCTGTTTATCCAACAGCTTTTAAATTACATGCAAGTCCAGATTTTGACTAAATGACTACAAAAGCCTCATTTTCTGCTGGAGCAGGGGGTCCAAAACTTTTACAGGGACCCATAAACATGGTCCCTCTGAGACAATGCttcaaaatatgtaaacattacattttgaatgtttattcCTCACTTTTATTCACTACTCAACAATTATTACCTTGGTTCAGTATAAATGCTGCCTCATACCTTCTGATTTTAGTTGGCCATGAATTCTGTGGAGGAAAATTTATTATCAAGTAAAATATAATGACTTTATTAATCTGAAGTTTATGACTTAATATATTACCtgataataaaacttttcaccACAAGCCCCTCTTTTAATGataagaaaatgtaatattttatattaatcacACATCTAGTTCATCC from Gambusia affinis linkage group LG14, SWU_Gaff_1.0, whole genome shotgun sequence includes the following:
- the LOC122843422 gene encoding TGF-beta receptor type-2-like — encoded protein: MELLRFSVFCCGAVLFGIVLLPVETNTSMITIKQLCKFCDLQATKCPGKGICKVDCDITSICPDDNDVCVSIWRKKDDNITFETVCHNPANPLYGLYLDDYNNTKCIMKEKKAKDSKFFICSCSNEEECNENIIFNLNSQVGPVILVSLVPLLVIAIFVITSFYCYRVCSPQENPRKPLDNTDKHPIIDNEGSDSSSTHANNLNHNTELLPIELDVLVGKGRFAEVYKAKLKQGSSVREEHGFETVAVKIFQFEEYASWKNEKDIFSDADLRHENVLHFLTAEERKGQRQYWLITAYHPLGNLQEYLTNHIISWHDLWLLGSSLARAVAHLHSDRTSCGRCKVPIAHRDIKSSNILVKKDMTCCLCDFGLALRLDNSLSVDELANSGQVGTARYMAPEVLESRINLENIESFKQADVYSMALVLWEIISRCSAIGEVKEYKPPFGNLREHPCVESMKDSVLRDRGRPEIPNSWTSHAGIQMVCSSIEECWDHDPEARLTAHCIAERFDDVEYLDKLSDCSDSEEKMLEEIIVVDEK